The window ACTCAGTTCAACCGCGTCCAACATCCAATTATCGGCGTTCAGCCAGTAGAGAAACAAAGCGTTTCTAAATATGGCGTCATCACCCCTTCTCACGATATTTTACCCCAAGAAGACTTACTGAAAATAAAAGGCTTGGTAGAAAAACCCGAAACCCATCTTGCCCTATCCAATTTAGCCATTATGGGCAGATATGTCCTGACTCCGGATATCTTCCCGATTTTACATTCATTATCACCGGGTGCCGGAGGGGAATATCAGCTCACTGACGCGCTCAATCAACTCAATCAGCAAAGGCCGGTCTATGCCCTTCAATTTGAAGGAATGCGCTTTGATGTCGGTGATAAGCTCGGGTTCATCAAAGCAACGGTGGACTTTGCCTTGAATCGTCCTGAACTGAAGGAAGAAGTTTTTGCCTATCTTGAGACCATGATAAACAAAATAACTTCAGGCGGTGGCTTAAAATGAGCAGGGTAACGGTGATGGGAACTGGGTATGTTGGGTTGATTACAGGAGTCTGCCTTGCTGAAATCGGTCATTCGGTTACTTGCATCGATATTGCTCCGGAAAAAATCGAGCAATTAAGAAGAGGGATTTCTCCCATATTTGAACCGGGATTGACAGACTTGATTGAAGAAAACCTTCGCTCCGGCAACTTATGGTTCACGAACAAACCGGAAGAAGCGATTCCGCAATCGGAATTCATTTTTATTGCCGTCGGGACCCCGCAGCGAGAAGATGGATCGGCTGATTTGACCTATATTCAACAGGCTGCCAAAACGATTGGGGCGCACCTTTCTATTTTGAATACGGTGATTGTGACGAAAAGCACCGTACCTGTGGGAACC is drawn from Falsibacillus albus and contains these coding sequences:
- the galU gene encoding UTP--glucose-1-phosphate uridylyltransferase GalU, whose product is MSNQIVKKAIIPAAGLGTRFLPATKAQPKEMLPIVDKPTIQYIIEEAAAAGIEDIIIVTGRGKRAIEDHFDKSYELEEFLFQKGKYHYLESVQRISDLANIHYIRQKEPLGLGHAISCARSFIGDDPFAVLLGDDIVKSSTPCIQQLITQFNRVQHPIIGVQPVEKQSVSKYGVITPSHDILPQEDLLKIKGLVEKPETHLALSNLAIMGRYVLTPDIFPILHSLSPGAGGEYQLTDALNQLNQQRPVYALQFEGMRFDVGDKLGFIKATVDFALNRPELKEEVFAYLETMINKITSGGGLK